The following proteins come from a genomic window of Paenibacillus sp. CAA11:
- a CDS encoding glycoside hydrolase family 1 protein — MLHQHLKPFPENFLWGGSTSAYQFEGAWNEDGKGPSVIDLANHVEGVTDFKVASDHYHKYKEDVALMAEIGFKAYRFSISWSRIYPEGAGELNKKGIEFYSSLIDELLKYGIEPIVTMYHFDLPYALEVKGGWSNRETVTAFEQYAKTLFEHFGDRVKYWLTINEQNMLILHPGSIGTLNEELENPQKELYQQNHHMLVAQAKAMILCHQLLPDAKIGPAPNIGVIYPASSSPEDVLAADNYAAIRNWLYLDMAVFGTYNHIAWSYLLEKGYEPVIEDGDMEILKQGNPDFIAFNYYTSQTVGESKNDGNDFSHTGDQHEIVGEPGAYRGSVNPNLQKTEFGWEIDPVGFRTTLRQIYSRYRLPLIVTENGLGAFDKLEDNDVVRDPYRIDFFRKHIEQIQLAITDGVDVFGFCPWSAIDLVSTHQGSSKRYGFIYVDREEFDLKGLRRIRKQSFYWYQKLIQTNGEVR; from the coding sequence ATGCTGCATCAACATTTAAAACCATTTCCAGAAAATTTCTTATGGGGAGGCTCCACCTCAGCTTACCAGTTTGAAGGAGCGTGGAACGAGGACGGAAAAGGACCCTCTGTCATTGATTTGGCGAATCACGTGGAAGGCGTAACGGATTTCAAAGTTGCGAGCGATCATTATCACAAGTATAAAGAAGACGTGGCGCTAATGGCGGAAATAGGATTCAAAGCCTATCGCTTCTCTATTTCCTGGTCCCGGATTTATCCAGAAGGTGCAGGAGAGCTGAATAAGAAGGGGATTGAATTCTACAGTTCTCTCATTGATGAGCTGCTCAAATACGGGATTGAACCGATTGTGACCATGTATCATTTTGATCTGCCTTATGCTCTGGAAGTGAAGGGTGGATGGTCAAACCGTGAGACGGTTACTGCATTTGAGCAATATGCCAAAACGTTATTCGAACACTTTGGAGACCGTGTTAAATATTGGCTGACGATCAATGAACAAAACATGTTGATTCTCCATCCGGGCTCGATTGGAACGCTGAATGAGGAGCTGGAGAACCCGCAAAAGGAGCTGTATCAGCAAAACCACCATATGCTGGTGGCTCAAGCCAAAGCGATGATTCTCTGTCATCAATTGCTGCCTGACGCCAAGATCGGACCTGCTCCGAACATCGGGGTCATTTATCCGGCAAGCTCAAGTCCGGAGGACGTGCTCGCGGCTGACAACTATGCGGCTATCCGCAACTGGCTGTATCTCGATATGGCGGTATTTGGGACTTACAATCATATTGCCTGGAGCTATTTGCTTGAGAAAGGATATGAACCGGTCATTGAAGATGGGGATATGGAGATTCTGAAACAAGGGAACCCCGACTTTATAGCCTTTAATTACTATACCTCTCAGACGGTGGGTGAAAGTAAGAACGATGGAAATGACTTCTCACACACAGGCGATCAGCATGAAATTGTGGGTGAACCTGGGGCTTACAGAGGTTCTGTAAATCCTAATTTGCAGAAAACAGAGTTTGGCTGGGAAATTGATCCCGTGGGCTTTAGAACTACCCTTCGGCAAATTTATTCCCGTTACCGGCTGCCGCTCATTGTTACTGAGAATGGACTGGGCGCTTTTGATAAGCTGGAGGATAACGATGTTGTCCGGGATCCTTATCGGATTGATTTTTTCAGAAAGCATATTGAGCAAATTCAACTGGCTATTACAGATGGTGTAGATGTGTTTGGCTTCTGTCCTTGGTCGGCCATTGATCTTGTAAGTACACATCAGGGGTCAAGCAAACGCTACGGATTTATCTATGTGGACCGTGAAGAGTTTGATCTCAAAGGGCTGCGCAGAATCCGGAAGCAAAGTTTTTACTGGTATCAAAAATTGATTCAAACCAACGGAGAAGTCCGTTAA
- a CDS encoding alanyl-tRNA editing protein: MTKKLYYDSVYIRDWKTRITNVYEKEDGCYVTLEETAFYPHGGGQPCDLGWINKIPVLDVFIEGEEILHKLKQRPERLEADCRLDWQRRFDHMQHHSGQHLLSAVCLEQFGAETLSFHLGDDYCTIDVRLEGCSQEDIGVLEDEANRHIYLNHAIVSYFVTAEEAAKLPLVKAPKVTENIRIVEMKDVEYNACGGTHVSSTGEIGIIKLLKVEKQKGNTRLYFKSGSRALDEFSRSQEILRILTSKYKVGKDEIIERIEKEEEEHKRLQTELTALKEQNDQYFVQQLLARQNGEFIAEIVYGKSFKDAQNIASKLAAASEFPVILGVPGENKVVVAYGGSQKLSCGAFFKANLGTFHGKGGGSDKMAQAAFTEWEDASAFYEFAISHFKG; encoded by the coding sequence ATGACAAAGAAGCTGTATTATGATTCTGTGTATATTAGAGATTGGAAGACCCGGATCACGAATGTTTACGAGAAAGAAGACGGGTGTTATGTCACCTTGGAAGAGACGGCATTTTATCCGCATGGAGGTGGACAGCCATGTGATTTGGGCTGGATCAACAAGATTCCCGTTCTGGATGTATTCATTGAAGGGGAAGAAATTTTGCATAAGCTTAAGCAGCGACCCGAGCGGCTGGAAGCAGATTGCAGGCTCGACTGGCAACGGAGGTTTGACCATATGCAGCATCATAGCGGGCAGCATCTGCTCTCTGCCGTATGCCTAGAACAGTTCGGAGCAGAAACGCTAAGCTTTCATTTGGGTGACGATTATTGCACGATTGACGTGCGGCTAGAGGGATGTTCTCAGGAGGATATCGGTGTTCTGGAGGATGAGGCCAATCGGCATATTTATCTGAACCATGCAATCGTCAGCTATTTCGTGACTGCTGAAGAGGCGGCGAAGCTGCCGTTAGTCAAGGCGCCGAAGGTAACGGAGAACATCCGGATCGTTGAGATGAAGGATGTGGAGTACAATGCTTGCGGGGGTACGCATGTCTCATCGACAGGAGAGATTGGAATTATCAAGCTGCTGAAGGTGGAGAAGCAGAAGGGGAACACTAGATTATACTTCAAATCCGGTTCCAGGGCCTTGGATGAATTCAGCCGCAGCCAAGAGATACTAAGGATACTTACCTCTAAATATAAGGTAGGAAAAGATGAAATTATCGAGAGAATTGAGAAGGAGGAGGAGGAGCATAAGCGGCTGCAAACGGAGCTTACAGCACTAAAGGAACAAAATGATCAGTATTTTGTTCAACAATTGTTAGCTAGGCAGAATGGGGAATTCATCGCCGAAATTGTGTATGGTAAGTCTTTTAAAGATGCGCAAAATATAGCCTCCAAGCTGGCAGCAGCCAGTGAATTTCCGGTGATTCTTGGAGTACCTGGGGAGAATAAAGTGGTTGTCGCTTATGGAGGAAGCCAGAAACTGTCTTGCGGCGCCTTCTTCAAAGCGAATCTTGGGACTTTCCACGGCAAAGGGGGAGGCAGTGATAAAATGGCGCAGGCTGCTTTTACCGAATGGGAGGATGCGTCAGCCTTCTATGAATTTGCTATAAGCCATTTTAAAGGCTAA
- a CDS encoding DUF6530 family protein: MNIPTHLKHKPVIVSENYDKVDGRYSDNSDAKGLSLGLAQWNDRGKVDISAKVWRYTGEKWSRQSEELPLHRVLDLAILVARSMVHFREAYQYKDLYDPEHPVIDRVGLQGDAMTVSVCTDNERINEDIKLFSEALSRDDELIGERLRMLSGLLKEMGY; this comes from the coding sequence ATGAATATCCCAACTCATCTCAAGCATAAACCCGTTATCGTATCAGAAAATTACGACAAGGTGGACGGCCGGTACAGCGACAATTCTGATGCCAAAGGCCTTTCCTTAGGTCTTGCTCAATGGAATGATCGGGGGAAGGTGGATATTTCCGCCAAGGTGTGGAGATATACAGGGGAGAAATGGTCCAGACAATCTGAGGAGCTACCGCTCCATCGCGTGCTGGACTTGGCTATTCTGGTTGCTAGAAGCATGGTGCATTTTCGGGAGGCTTACCAATACAAGGATCTATACGATCCAGAGCATCCGGTCATTGACCGGGTTGGATTGCAGGGTGATGCTATGACAGTATCCGTATGTACGGACAATGAGCGAATTAATGAAGATATCAAGCTGTTTAGCGAGGCTTTAAGCCGGGATGATGAGCTGATCGGGGAGCGTCTCAGAATGCTGTCCGGTTTGCTCAAAGAAATGGGCTATTAA
- a CDS encoding GIY-YIG nuclease family protein — translation MSLDKQRKKELSASYTQTFRRMGVYQIRNVKNDKILVLGTMDLDGAKNRLAFQQQTKMNSIFEIAEDWKTFGGESFVFEELDQIKPKEESLGDSTELKKYKADVDALLELWLEKLQPYGERGYNKLKRS, via the coding sequence ATGAGCTTAGATAAGCAGAGGAAGAAGGAACTTTCTGCAAGCTATACACAAACCTTTCGCCGGATGGGTGTTTATCAGATTCGTAATGTGAAGAACGATAAGATCCTGGTGCTTGGCACCATGGACTTGGACGGTGCGAAGAACCGTTTGGCTTTTCAGCAGCAGACGAAGATGAATTCAATCTTTGAAATTGCCGAGGATTGGAAGACATTTGGCGGCGAAAGCTTTGTATTCGAAGAGCTGGATCAGATCAAGCCGAAGGAAGAGTCGCTTGGTGACAGCACAGAGCTGAAGAAGTATAAAGCGGATGTAGACGCGCTGTTGGAGCTGTGGCTTGAGAAGCTTCAGCCTTACGGTGAGCGGGGTTATAACAAGCTGAAGAGATCATAG
- a CDS encoding 5' nucleotidase, NT5C type has protein sequence MNKPIVAIDMDDTICHLVPKAIHYHNELFPNFPLTIEQINNFDLSGIWHPDCTEDIFFGRPGLYEELEIFDEYTVEEIRRLTDSYDVIIVTAARPASVAEKWNWLQKHLPFIPFENFFVAKRKYLLNFDLLIDDGPHNLIAAREAGRQTILIPRPWNLQIQREFRLMDSWKGMNELVDQILK, from the coding sequence ATGAATAAACCCATCGTGGCCATAGATATGGATGATACGATCTGTCATCTGGTACCCAAGGCCATTCATTATCACAACGAGCTGTTTCCCAATTTCCCGCTTACCATTGAGCAGATTAACAATTTTGACTTAAGCGGAATCTGGCATCCGGATTGTACGGAAGATATTTTCTTTGGCAGACCGGGACTCTATGAAGAACTTGAGATATTTGATGAATATACAGTAGAGGAGATTCGCAGGTTAACCGACAGCTATGATGTGATTATCGTTACCGCAGCACGGCCAGCTTCAGTTGCTGAGAAATGGAACTGGCTGCAGAAGCATCTGCCCTTCATTCCGTTTGAGAATTTCTTCGTTGCCAAACGCAAATATCTGCTAAATTTCGATCTGCTGATTGATGACGGTCCCCATAATCTGATCGCCGCCAGAGAGGCCGGAAGACAGACCATTCTTATTCCGCGACCCTGGAATCTGCAGATTCAGCGGGAGTTTCGGCTTATGGACTCCTGGAAGGGCATGAACGAGCTGGTGGACCAAATCCTGAAATAG
- a CDS encoding GH25 family lysozyme, with translation MKKLGFLAVFVVCLGLLAGRGFAADNTTHIYLDGKELDLSSDRQVRVEHQSIMIPIRVVVEELGYKIDWNPKNGLITIQQKDKVLKLVLNQSVADVNGKSVTLIAPPMAVNEITFVPLRFVGEQMGLKVAWNNKTRSATLQSQTADSTSKDNIHNSGGSATAPSTTNSEQVQTAASLTDLSFADNRLTLTVSGQVKPVVTVLGGPDRIVIDLPDVKYGQGFGDKYALDNNLKGEVPVSDNPDVSKVRYAVFSRDPYTIRIVLDLNSPQSYQFQNAGDGSYVLDIKTASSPSSNSSASSTPASVNDMFAQGIDVSHHNGVIDWQQVAADGRSFVFIKASQGKTFRDSQFAANVQGAKDAGLLVGVYHFLDATTTQDAKLQAANFAQAIEEAGGISQLDLPPVMDYEDNPGKLTAAQIRSVAHAFLDEVERLTGCQPMIYTGNAFGANFDTTFSGYKIWMARYSSQEPKPVAAWDRWDIWQYSSSGSVPGITGSVDLNVYQGTLEELRAQMALNQP, from the coding sequence ATGAAGAAGCTTGGTTTCTTGGCAGTTTTTGTAGTTTGCCTGGGTTTGCTTGCAGGAAGGGGCTTCGCGGCGGATAACACAACACATATTTATCTCGATGGTAAGGAACTGGATTTAAGTAGCGATAGACAAGTTCGGGTAGAGCACCAGAGCATCATGATCCCCATCCGGGTGGTCGTTGAAGAGCTGGGCTATAAGATTGACTGGAACCCCAAAAATGGATTGATCACGATTCAGCAGAAGGATAAGGTCCTTAAGCTTGTACTGAACCAGTCCGTTGCGGATGTGAACGGGAAGTCCGTAACATTAATAGCTCCTCCAATGGCTGTGAATGAGATTACATTTGTTCCGCTTCGGTTTGTCGGAGAACAAATGGGGCTCAAGGTCGCGTGGAATAACAAGACTAGGTCGGCTACACTACAGAGCCAAACCGCGGACAGCACCAGTAAAGATAACATACATAACAGCGGGGGAAGTGCGACTGCTCCCAGCACCACTAATTCAGAGCAGGTACAGACCGCAGCCTCGCTAACCGATTTAAGCTTTGCAGATAACAGGCTCACGCTGACCGTGAGCGGCCAGGTGAAGCCTGTAGTCACTGTATTGGGCGGGCCGGATCGCATTGTAATTGATCTTCCGGATGTAAAGTATGGACAGGGCTTTGGCGATAAATATGCGCTGGACAACAACCTAAAGGGAGAGGTACCTGTCTCTGACAATCCGGACGTAAGCAAGGTTCGTTATGCCGTCTTCAGCAGGGATCCGTATACGATTCGGATCGTTCTTGATCTAAACAGCCCCCAATCCTATCAGTTTCAGAATGCAGGGGATGGGAGTTATGTGCTGGATATAAAGACGGCCAGCTCACCCAGCTCAAATTCGTCTGCATCATCCACTCCGGCTTCTGTCAATGACATGTTTGCCCAAGGAATCGATGTTTCCCATCATAACGGGGTTATTGACTGGCAGCAGGTCGCTGCGGATGGGCGCTCATTCGTGTTCATCAAGGCTAGTCAAGGAAAGACATTTCGCGACAGCCAGTTCGCGGCTAATGTTCAAGGGGCCAAGGATGCAGGACTGCTTGTAGGCGTCTATCATTTCCTTGATGCGACAACTACACAGGATGCCAAGCTCCAGGCCGCTAATTTCGCGCAGGCGATCGAAGAGGCTGGAGGAATCAGCCAGCTGGACTTGCCGCCAGTCATGGACTATGAGGACAATCCCGGCAAGCTGACTGCGGCCCAGATCCGTTCTGTAGCCCACGCTTTCTTGGATGAGGTAGAGAGATTAACCGGCTGCCAGCCGATGATTTATACGGGCAATGCTTTTGGCGCCAATTTTGACACGACCTTCTCCGGCTATAAAATATGGATGGCGAGATACAGCAGCCAGGAGCCCAAGCCTGTAGCGGCGTGGGATCGCTGGGATATTTGGCAGTATTCCTCATCGGGCAGCGTTCCCGGGATTACTGGCAGCGTGGATCTGAACGTCTACCAAGGAACTCTGGAGGAGCTCAGGGCCCAAATGGCTTTGAACCAGCCGTAA
- the ltrA gene encoding group II intron reverse transcriptase/maturase has translation MKAEYRKGYLQRDSVEREEHAGVRSAGTRERKERGGATDLLEQILDRDNLNRAYKQVKRNHGAPGIDGMTVEDALPWLQEHRDELLQKIREGRYKPSPVRRKEIPKADGSGVRKLGIPTVVDRVIQQAVAQQLQPLFEPLFSEGSYGYRPGRSAQQAIRKVKDYAEQGYGYAVEIDLSKYFDTLNHELLMHLLSKQIQDRRVTELIKRYLKSGVMENGVHCKTEEGSPQGGPLSPLLANIYLNEFDQEMKGRGVNVIRYADDIVVLAKSKRAAVRLLESCGKYLETKLRLQINTQKSKVGSVVARKHFKFLGFALGKNKNGMYIRAHGQSLAKAKKKLKELTSRSQGRNVRQVMEKVKVYIRGWIGYYYVADMKRILQSWSEWLRRRLRMYIWKQWKKPRTKVQNLRKLGIPEWQAYQWGNSRLGYWRIAGSPVLSRSITNKKLVQAGYYDFPAQYERLRKLHLCG, from the coding sequence ATGAAAGCAGAATACCGAAAGGGCTACCTGCAAAGGGATAGCGTGGAACGCGAAGAGCATGCGGGAGTGCGGAGCGCCGGCACTCGGGAACGTAAAGAAAGAGGCGGTGCAACAGACCTGCTGGAGCAGATTCTGGACAGAGACAATTTGAACAGAGCCTACAAACAGGTCAAACGCAACCATGGAGCGCCAGGAATCGACGGAATGACCGTAGAAGACGCGCTACCCTGGCTGCAGGAACATAGAGACGAGCTGTTGCAAAAGATCCGGGAAGGCAGATACAAGCCCAGCCCAGTACGGCGCAAGGAAATTCCCAAAGCAGATGGAAGCGGAGTACGGAAGCTTGGCATACCCACGGTCGTAGACCGAGTGATTCAGCAGGCAGTCGCCCAGCAGCTCCAGCCCCTGTTCGAGCCGCTCTTCTCGGAGGGAAGCTATGGCTACCGCCCCGGTCGGAGCGCACAACAGGCCATTCGCAAGGTGAAAGACTATGCAGAACAGGGATACGGCTACGCAGTAGAAATCGACCTCTCCAAATACTTCGACACGCTGAATCATGAGCTGCTTATGCATCTTTTGAGCAAACAAATTCAGGACAGACGCGTAACCGAACTGATTAAGAGATACCTGAAAAGTGGGGTTATGGAGAACGGGGTGCACTGCAAAACAGAAGAAGGCTCCCCTCAGGGAGGCCCCCTGTCGCCGCTTCTGGCGAACATCTACCTGAACGAATTTGACCAAGAGATGAAAGGCCGCGGAGTGAACGTCATCCGCTATGCGGACGATATTGTGGTGCTTGCCAAAAGTAAACGGGCAGCGGTGCGGCTACTGGAATCCTGCGGAAAGTACCTGGAGACCAAACTGAGACTCCAGATCAATACGCAGAAAAGTAAGGTCGGTAGCGTAGTGGCTCGAAAGCACTTCAAATTTCTCGGCTTTGCCCTGGGAAAGAACAAGAACGGCATGTATATCCGTGCCCATGGACAATCCCTCGCAAAAGCGAAGAAGAAGTTGAAAGAACTCACAAGTCGCAGCCAGGGCAGAAATGTTCGCCAAGTCATGGAAAAGGTAAAAGTCTACATTCGGGGATGGATTGGTTACTACTATGTGGCCGACATGAAACGGATCCTGCAAAGCTGGAGCGAATGGTTGCGAAGACGACTGCGGATGTACATCTGGAAACAGTGGAAAAAGCCGCGAACAAAAGTACAAAACCTGCGGAAGCTGGGGATACCGGAATGGCAGGCTTACCAGTGGGGCAATTCCCGTCTCGGGTACTGGCGCATCGCCGGAAGTCCAGTGTTGTCTCGTTCCATAACAAACAAAAAGCTCGTACAGGCAGGATATTATGACTTTCCTGCGCAATACGAGCGTTTACGTAAATTGCACTTATGCGGTTGA